One genomic window of Mucilaginibacter sp. SJ includes the following:
- a CDS encoding YpdA family putative bacillithiol disulfide reductase, whose translation MLDIFIIGGGPIGLTCGLAAQKAGLSFVIVEKGTLVNSLYNYPATMTFFSTSEKLEIGGVPFVTVHNKPTRNDALEYYRRVALSNNLPIHLFEEVTEVKPEDGFYTITTKKATYQAKKVILSTGFYDIAVNLNIPGENLPKVKHYYQDPHYYTLQKVVVVGSSNSAIDVALETYRKGAEVTLVIRGSEVSNRVKYWVRPDIINRIKEGSIKAYFNANLEAIRENEVDIQTPEGLITIPNDFVMAMTGYKPNFEFLKKLGIILSEDKFIPQYNPETMETNMPGLYLAGVVCGGLDTHLWFIENSRVHADMIITDIMLKK comes from the coding sequence ATGCTCGATATATTCATTATTGGCGGTGGCCCGATAGGTTTAACTTGCGGACTTGCTGCTCAAAAAGCCGGTTTAAGTTTCGTAATTGTCGAAAAAGGCACACTTGTAAATTCATTGTACAACTATCCCGCTACCATGACTTTTTTTTCTACATCCGAGAAGCTTGAAATTGGTGGCGTTCCTTTTGTTACCGTACACAACAAACCAACCCGTAATGATGCCCTGGAATATTATCGCCGCGTAGCACTTTCAAATAACCTGCCCATTCATCTTTTTGAAGAAGTTACTGAAGTAAAACCCGAAGATGGCTTTTACACCATAACCACAAAAAAAGCAACCTACCAGGCTAAAAAAGTGATCCTTTCAACCGGGTTTTATGATATTGCAGTTAACCTCAATATCCCCGGCGAAAATCTGCCCAAAGTAAAACACTACTACCAGGACCCTCATTATTATACCCTGCAAAAAGTGGTGGTAGTTGGCTCAAGCAATTCGGCTATTGATGTGGCCCTGGAAACCTACCGTAAAGGTGCCGAGGTAACACTGGTGATCCGCGGCAGCGAAGTGAGCAACCGCGTTAAATACTGGGTACGACCCGATATTATTAACCGAATTAAAGAAGGGAGCATTAAAGCTTATTTTAACGCTAATCTTGAGGCCATTCGTGAAAACGAAGTGGATATTCAAACTCCGGAAGGCTTAATCACCATCCCCAATGATTTTGTAATGGCGATGACAGGCTATAAACCGAACTTTGAGTTCCTGAAAAAGCTTGGTATTATACTTTCTGAAGATAAATTCATCCCCCAATACAACCCCGAAACCATGGAAACAAACATGCCTGGTTTATACCTTGCAGGCGTGGTTTGCGGCGGCCTGGATACCCACCTTTGGTTCATCGAAAACTCGCGTGTTCATGCTGATATGATTATCACGGATATTATGTTGAAAAAGTGA
- a CDS encoding acyltransferase family protein yields the protein METTQRQTYLDWLRILSILGVLFFHSAMPFVAEDGWHIKNHETSNLMMESNHFLHLFRMPLLFFISGTVSYYMMQRRSTLSFIGLRFRRLFIPLLVGMFIIVPPQIYMERLANGYKGSFLDFYPSTFNFQPYPKGNFSWHHLWFIAYLFLYDLIFAPLFAWMISSKSSAFKQKLAVLAEGKLVYLLMLPGILWFTFTSWDLPETNDLIHDGSYFVYWLLFLLAGFICILQPKLMDSLERNRRFALTIGFLSLMTWEVMRWNGIEPLHPHWPFQNIAFSYAFTALRPTIAWGWVLALVGYGKHYFNRTHHVLNYLNQAVYPFYILHQTVIVLLAYYIVQTQNESILSKYIYTVGITFFVTVLIYHLLIRPYALTRFLFGMKPRDTRKSIIELPAEEIKPVEALSA from the coding sequence ATGGAAACCACACAACGTCAAACTTACCTCGATTGGCTGAGGATCTTATCCATATTGGGGGTGTTATTTTTTCATTCGGCAATGCCCTTTGTTGCCGAAGATGGCTGGCACATCAAAAACCACGAAACCAGCAACCTGATGATGGAATCAAACCATTTTTTGCACCTTTTTCGCATGCCGCTGCTCTTTTTTATTTCAGGTACCGTGAGTTACTACATGATGCAGCGGCGCTCTACACTCAGTTTCATCGGCTTGCGTTTCCGCCGGCTTTTTATTCCGCTTTTGGTGGGCATGTTCATCATTGTGCCACCGCAGATCTACATGGAACGATTGGCCAATGGCTACAAAGGCTCATTCCTGGATTTTTATCCCAGTACATTTAACTTTCAGCCATATCCCAAAGGCAATTTCAGCTGGCACCACCTTTGGTTTATTGCCTATCTGTTTCTTTATGATCTCATCTTCGCGCCTTTATTCGCCTGGATGATCTCGTCCAAAAGCAGCGCCTTTAAACAAAAACTGGCGGTCTTGGCCGAAGGGAAATTGGTATATTTACTAATGCTGCCCGGCATCCTGTGGTTTACCTTCACCAGTTGGGACCTGCCCGAAACCAACGACCTGATCCATGATGGCAGTTACTTTGTTTACTGGCTATTATTTTTGCTGGCAGGTTTTATCTGTATCCTGCAGCCTAAACTAATGGACAGCCTTGAGCGCAACCGTCGTTTTGCCCTAACCATAGGCTTTTTAAGCCTGATGACATGGGAAGTCATGCGCTGGAACGGTATCGAACCATTGCATCCTCACTGGCCTTTTCAAAATATCGCTTTTTCGTATGCCTTTACCGCTTTACGGCCAACCATTGCCTGGGGATGGGTGCTTGCCCTGGTAGGATATGGCAAGCATTATTTTAACCGGACCCATCATGTGCTCAATTATTTAAACCAGGCGGTATATCCGTTTTATATATTGCACCAAACCGTTATTGTTTTATTGGCTTATTATATTGTGCAAACGCAAAATGAAAGCATCCTTTCAAAATACATTTATACCGTGGGCATTACCTTTTTTGTAACGGTGCTTATCTATCATTTACTAATACGTCCGTACGCGTTAACCCGGTTTTTATTTGGTATGAAACCCAGGGATACACGTAAATCAATTATTGAACTACCTGCAGAAGAAATAAAGCCTGTTGAAGCGCTTTCTGCATGA
- a CDS encoding 2'-5' RNA ligase family protein, with protein sequence MSMYEDYLMLLSPPENVKHEIARYKKASARLIGSYKSMDSPAHISVQHLERQKPFMADKNLELMGQALNTMPPILLHMDGFYHFTHLHSCMTIYANIRATPATDEWFNTLKKKLRIKKNIIPHITVVRDIAEKDFDILWPHFKHKKLVEPFWVKELTILKRDTLDAFAKWNKFKVFEFKNMTAPGYTRDELELLKAGDPDQINLFI encoded by the coding sequence ATGAGTATGTATGAGGATTACCTGATGTTATTATCGCCCCCCGAAAATGTAAAGCATGAGATTGCGCGCTACAAAAAAGCATCGGCAAGGCTTATCGGTAGTTATAAAAGTATGGATTCGCCTGCTCATATTTCTGTTCAGCACCTGGAAAGGCAAAAGCCCTTTATGGCGGATAAAAACCTGGAATTGATGGGACAGGCCCTGAATACCATGCCACCGATATTGCTGCATATGGATGGTTTTTATCATTTCACCCATCTGCATAGCTGCATGACCATTTATGCTAACATCCGTGCAACACCCGCTACCGACGAATGGTTTAACACTTTAAAAAAGAAGCTGCGCATTAAAAAGAATATTATCCCACATATAACGGTTGTGCGTGATATTGCCGAAAAAGATTTCGATATACTTTGGCCTCATTTTAAGCATAAAAAATTGGTGGAACCTTTTTGGGTTAAAGAACTTACCATATTAAAACGTGATACACTTGATGCCTTTGCCAAATGGAATAAGTTTAAGGTTTTTGAATTTAAAAACATGACCGCTCCGGGTTATACCCGCGATGAACTGGAACTGCTTAAAGCCGGCGACCCTGATCAGATCAATTTATTCATTTAA
- the argG gene encoding argininosuccinate synthase, which yields MKKKVVLAYSGGLDTSFCCIYLTQDLDYEVHSVIVNTGGFSEEELKGVEERAYKMGVTSHHVVDETENFYNTCVRFLIYGNVLKNNTYPLSVSAERVSQATAIANYAKEIGAEFVAHGSTGAGNDQVRFDMIFNILVPEVKIITPIRDLKLSREEEIEYLKKHGVDMNFEKAKYSINKGIWGTSVGGKETLTSNLGLPEEAWPTQVTASEVKDLVLTFEKGELVAIGDEKYDHPTKAIQALQAIAQPYGIGRDIHVGDTIIGIKGRVGFEAAAPMVIIKAHHTLEKHVLTKWQLSWKDQLSSFYGNWLHEGQFHDPIMRNIEAFLTDTQKNVTGKVFVQLHPYRFQAVGIESPYDLMSNKFGSYGEMNNAWSGEDVKGFSKIFGNQVMIYHKVNAAPQPPEGGANAQ from the coding sequence ATGAAGAAAAAAGTAGTATTAGCTTATAGCGGAGGTTTAGATACCTCTTTTTGCTGTATTTATTTAACACAGGACCTTGATTATGAGGTTCACTCGGTTATTGTAAATACCGGCGGTTTTAGCGAGGAAGAGTTAAAAGGCGTTGAAGAACGCGCTTATAAAATGGGCGTTACTTCACACCATGTGGTTGATGAAACTGAAAACTTTTACAACACCTGCGTACGCTTTTTAATTTACGGCAACGTATTAAAAAACAACACCTATCCTCTATCTGTAAGTGCCGAGCGCGTAAGCCAGGCTACAGCTATTGCTAACTACGCTAAAGAAATTGGTGCTGAATTTGTTGCCCATGGCAGTACAGGCGCAGGTAACGACCAGGTGCGTTTCGACATGATCTTTAACATCCTTGTACCTGAAGTAAAGATCATCACCCCTATCCGCGACCTGAAACTAAGCCGCGAAGAAGAGATCGAATACCTGAAAAAACATGGTGTTGATATGAACTTCGAGAAAGCCAAATACTCTATCAACAAAGGGATCTGGGGTACATCGGTAGGTGGTAAAGAAACTTTGACTTCAAACCTTGGCCTGCCAGAAGAAGCATGGCCTACACAGGTAACTGCATCTGAAGTAAAAGACCTTGTACTTACTTTTGAAAAAGGCGAGTTGGTAGCCATCGGTGATGAAAAATACGATCATCCAACAAAAGCTATCCAGGCCTTACAGGCTATTGCTCAGCCTTATGGCATTGGCAGGGATATTCACGTTGGTGATACTATTATCGGTATTAAAGGCCGTGTAGGTTTTGAGGCCGCCGCTCCTATGGTGATCATCAAAGCTCACCATACTTTAGAGAAACATGTGCTAACCAAATGGCAGCTTTCATGGAAAGATCAGTTATCATCTTTCTATGGCAACTGGCTGCATGAAGGTCAGTTTCATGACCCGATCATGCGCAATATCGAGGCTTTTTTAACCGATACTCAGAAAAACGTTACAGGTAAAGTATTTGTTCAGTTACATCCATATCGCTTCCAGGCAGTAGGCATTGAATCACCATACGATCTGATGTCGAACAAGTTTGGCAGCTACGGCGAAATGAACAACGCCTGGAGCGGCGAAGACGTTAAAGGGTTCTCTAAAATATTTGGTAACCAGGTAATGATCTATCATAAAGTAAATGCCGCCCCCCAGCCCCCTGAAGGGGGAGCAAATGCTCAATAA
- a CDS encoding N-acetyltransferase — MTIQDFDIQVATAQHVDYATMICDEMAESAKARGTGIATRSPEYVANKMLEGKAVIALHKDGTWAGFCYIETWSHGDFVANSGLIVNPQFRKAGLAKAIKHRIFQLSRTKYPNAKIFGLTTGLAVMKINSELGYEPVTYSELTQDENFWAGCKSCVNFDILTSKNRKNCMCTAMLFDPAEKQKEYEEKMQRITHKATLLERIENAIKKRIKHDV, encoded by the coding sequence ATGACAATACAAGATTTTGATATTCAGGTTGCTACTGCACAGCATGTAGATTATGCCACTATGATTTGCGATGAGATGGCCGAATCGGCCAAGGCGCGCGGAACTGGTATAGCTACACGCTCGCCCGAATATGTTGCTAATAAAATGCTTGAGGGCAAAGCTGTCATCGCTCTCCATAAAGACGGCACCTGGGCCGGTTTCTGCTATATTGAAACCTGGAGCCACGGCGACTTTGTTGCCAACTCGGGCCTTATTGTTAATCCGCAGTTCCGCAAAGCGGGGTTGGCGAAGGCCATTAAACACCGCATTTTCCAGTTATCGCGTACCAAATACCCTAATGCCAAAATATTTGGGTTAACAACAGGTCTGGCGGTAATGAAGATCAACTCGGAGCTTGGTTACGAGCCGGTTACCTATTCAGAACTAACCCAGGACGAAAATTTTTGGGCCGGCTGCAAAAGCTGCGTAAACTTTGACATTTTAACCAGCAAAAACCGCAAAAACTGCATGTGCACAGCCATGCTCTTTGATCCTGCAGAAAAACAGAAAGAGTACGAAGAAAAAATGCAGCGCATTACGCATAAAGCGACTTTGCTTGAGCGTATTGAGAACGCCATAAAGAAACGTATAAAACATGATGTTTAG
- the dinB gene encoding DNA polymerase IV → MEVKRHIVHIDLDSFFVSVERKFHPELIGKPVIIGGSAERGVVASCSYEARAFGVHSAMPTRQALKLCPHAILIRGSHGRYGEASREVTQIIHDTVPLYQKTSVDEFYIDYTGMDRFFDCYYEATKLRQKVIKETGLPISFGMASGKTIAKMATNQAKPNGQMFVKHGDELKFLAPLNIGKIPGLGESTRNKLYQYGIEKIGDLQRTNIRFLETVFGKYGHSLWEKANGIDHSEIVSHSDRKSISTEHTFHTNVSDHRTLETTLVSMTEELSSKLRRENKLSSCLAIKLRYGNFETHTQQQKIALTAAEHILIPGVKNLFKMAWDQHRPIRLIGVRLSDLCTGSYQINLFEDNEERIKLYQAMDQINFKFGDKTICRAAGMEIGTRNFNPFMRG, encoded by the coding sequence GTGGAAGTTAAACGTCATATTGTACACATTGATCTTGATTCGTTCTTCGTTTCGGTAGAGCGGAAGTTTCATCCTGAACTGATCGGTAAGCCTGTGATCATAGGGGGCTCGGCCGAAAGGGGAGTTGTGGCTTCCTGCAGTTATGAGGCGAGGGCTTTTGGTGTGCATTCCGCTATGCCTACCCGGCAAGCTTTAAAGCTTTGTCCGCATGCCATTCTTATTCGCGGTTCGCACGGGCGCTATGGCGAAGCCTCACGCGAGGTTACGCAGATCATTCACGATACGGTGCCCCTCTATCAAAAAACATCGGTTGATGAGTTTTACATTGATTACACCGGTATGGACCGCTTTTTTGATTGTTACTATGAAGCCACTAAGCTTAGGCAGAAAGTAATTAAAGAAACGGGCCTGCCCATATCCTTCGGTATGGCATCGGGCAAAACGATAGCCAAAATGGCCACTAACCAGGCCAAACCCAACGGACAAATGTTTGTAAAGCATGGTGATGAGCTAAAGTTCCTGGCACCGCTTAACATTGGTAAGATACCCGGCCTGGGCGAAAGTACCCGCAATAAGTTATATCAATACGGCATCGAAAAAATAGGTGATCTGCAACGCACCAATATTCGTTTCCTGGAAACTGTTTTTGGTAAATATGGTCATTCCCTTTGGGAAAAAGCCAATGGTATCGATCATAGCGAAATCGTTTCCCATTCCGACAGGAAATCCATTAGCACCGAACATACTTTTCATACCAATGTATCTGATCATCGCACACTTGAAACTACCTTAGTGTCGATGACCGAAGAGCTATCGTCCAAATTACGACGGGAAAACAAGCTTTCATCGTGCCTGGCTATTAAGTTGCGATACGGTAATTTTGAAACCCATACCCAACAACAAAAGATAGCACTTACGGCGGCAGAACATATCCTGATCCCCGGTGTAAAGAACCTGTTTAAAATGGCCTGGGACCAGCATCGGCCCATCAGGTTGATAGGTGTGCGGTTGAGTGATCTTTGTACGGGCAGTTACCAGATCAACCTGTTTGAGGATAATGAAGAGCGCATCAAACTTTACCAGGCCATGGATCAGATCAATTTCAAGTTCGGCGATAAAACCATCTGCCGGGCGGCAGGAATGGAGATTGGTACAAGGAATTTTAATCCGTTTATGCGCGGCTGA
- a CDS encoding sensor histidine kinase — MKFFRKYIFPALYGLLVYFTVRLLHDTDIGQHFWERDFYVNAIEMACSILVGYLAIYIFERLFKYYDRHRTVQLSYGAVVRELAILVGANLILVNVVFVPMVMALHVSQGIDELIPWADVADINMIPTLYAIVYYGIARSSTWLKAYVNNKMQLEKLTNDQLETELKFLKAQYHPHFLFNALNTIYFQMDEDVPGAKKSTELLSSLLRYQLYDQHQQVPVKQELEYLENYIRLQQIRASSKMRLSVNFEGCLTDQLIYPLLLLPLVENAFKYIGGEYKIAIEGCIIDNRFVFKVYNDVPPNMKAPDNYSGIGLENLSRRLQLLYPDKHKLTAGREEDHYTAVLELNI, encoded by the coding sequence ATGAAATTTTTCAGGAAGTACATTTTTCCGGCATTGTATGGCTTATTGGTATATTTTACCGTAAGGCTGTTGCATGATACTGACATTGGTCAGCATTTTTGGGAAAGGGATTTTTATGTTAATGCCATTGAAATGGCCTGTTCAATATTGGTGGGCTATTTGGCAATCTATATTTTTGAACGGCTTTTTAAGTACTATGACAGGCACCGGACGGTACAGCTATCCTACGGGGCTGTAGTGCGGGAACTGGCCATATTGGTGGGAGCAAATTTGATATTAGTGAACGTCGTATTTGTTCCGATGGTCATGGCTCTGCACGTAAGCCAGGGCATAGATGAGCTGATACCCTGGGCAGATGTGGCTGATATTAACATGATCCCCACTTTGTACGCTATTGTTTATTATGGAATTGCACGTAGCAGTACCTGGCTAAAGGCTTATGTAAATAATAAGATGCAACTGGAAAAGCTCACCAATGACCAACTGGAAACTGAATTGAAGTTTCTAAAAGCTCAATATCATCCGCATTTTTTATTTAATGCCCTGAATACTATTTATTTCCAGATGGATGAAGATGTGCCCGGTGCCAAAAAGAGTACCGAATTACTATCGAGCCTGTTGCGTTATCAGCTTTATGACCAACACCAGCAAGTGCCCGTTAAGCAGGAGCTGGAGTATCTTGAAAATTATATCCGCCTGCAGCAGATCAGGGCGAGCAGCAAAATGCGGCTCAGTGTTAATTTTGAAGGATGTTTGACGGATCAGCTCATCTATCCCCTGCTTTTGCTGCCACTGGTTGAAAACGCCTTTAAATATATAGGTGGTGAATATAAAATAGCCATTGAAGGCTGCATTATTGACAATAGATTTGTTTTTAAAGTTTATAACGATGTGCCGCCGAATATGAAAGCGCCCGATAATTACAGCGGTATTGGTTTGGAAAACTTAAGCCGCAGGCTGCAATTGCTTTATCCGGATAAACATAAACTAACCGCTGGCCGCGAAGAAGATCATTATACGGCAGTACTTGAATTGAATATATAA
- a CDS encoding LytR/AlgR family response regulator transcription factor, with protein MALISCIITDDEPFARKGLEGYVKKAGFFDLKAQCEDAMELGALLARQQVDLLFLDIQMPHLTGVEFIRSLPNPPKVIFTTAFKEYATDGFDLDVLDYLLKPIPFERFMKAAFKAKDYFDLRNNSEVSDYLFVKSNGKLEKIIFDEVLFIKGMENYVEIYTPARKIITHSTLRAFAEKLPARKFMQTHKSYIVANNKITSIEGNMLHIGTFEVPISRQLKDQVMHTLINQSR; from the coding sequence ATGGCATTAATTAGCTGCATTATTACCGACGATGAACCCTTTGCCCGTAAGGGCCTGGAAGGCTATGTTAAAAAAGCGGGTTTTTTTGACCTGAAAGCACAATGTGAAGATGCAATGGAACTGGGGGCGTTGCTGGCCCGGCAACAGGTAGACCTGCTATTCCTGGATATCCAGATGCCGCATTTAACCGGGGTTGAATTTATTCGTTCGTTGCCCAATCCGCCAAAAGTGATCTTTACTACCGCGTTTAAAGAATACGCTACAGATGGTTTTGACCTGGATGTGCTCGACTATCTCCTTAAACCTATCCCGTTTGAGCGCTTTATGAAGGCAGCTTTTAAAGCCAAGGATTACTTTGATTTAAGAAATAACTCGGAAGTTTCTGATTATCTGTTTGTTAAAAGCAATGGTAAGCTCGAAAAGATAATTTTTGACGAAGTGTTGTTCATTAAAGGCATGGAAAACTATGTAGAGATTTATACCCCTGCACGTAAGATCATAACCCACAGTACCCTGCGGGCCTTTGCTGAAAAATTGCCTGCGCGTAAATTCATGCAAACCCATAAGTCATACATTGTTGCCAACAATAAAATTACATCGATAGAAGGGAATATGCTGCACATTGGCACGTTTGAGGTACCTATTAGCAGGCAGCTTAAAGATCAGGTGATGCATACGTTGATTAATCAGTCCAGGTAG
- a CDS encoding cupin domain-containing protein encodes MANPINESNVPVPPLGGGGGVFSKGDCLKHYNWGDDCHGWTFIDTEALSVKQELMPPETAEQLHYHEKATQVFFILKGRATFSIDGEVIVLKPEQGIEIHPGQKHFISNNDRSDLEFILYSYPSTNNDRINLAP; translated from the coding sequence ATGGCTAATCCAATCAATGAATCCAACGTTCCGGTTCCCCCTTTAGGGGGCGGAGGGGGCGTATTTTCAAAAGGTGACTGCTTAAAGCACTATAACTGGGGCGATGATTGCCATGGCTGGACTTTCATTGATACAGAAGCGTTATCTGTTAAACAGGAGTTAATGCCACCAGAGACTGCCGAGCAATTGCATTACCACGAAAAGGCCACACAGGTATTTTTTATTTTAAAAGGGCGGGCTACATTTTCGATAGACGGTGAGGTTATCGTATTAAAACCCGAACAGGGTATCGAGATCCATCCGGGTCAAAAGCATTTCATCAGCAATAACGACCGAAGCGACCTCGAGTTTATTTTATATTCATATCCATCTACAAATAATGATCGGATAAATTTAGCCCCCTAA